Below is a window of bacterium DNA.
AAGGAAAATTCTTGGAATACTCGGTGTCTTGGCGGTTTTTCTTTTGTAGGCTTTGCCGTCTCAGCGAAAGCTCAAAGGGCAAGTGGGACCAGTTTTGATTTCCGAATTATCCGGTCTCTGGTTAGAAGTGGGATCTTTTCTACTAAGCTTGTGGCTGCGATAATCTCATCGGCTGGATCCCCGCGAAAATCCAGTTTCGTGCTCGATATTGCAATGGCAAGCGTAATGGGTATAACGGTGAAGTTGACCAATAACGCTTGAAAGGATTCGCTTCTGAG
It encodes the following:
- a CDS encoding type II toxin-antitoxin system VapC family toxin → MLNLDSHMVVYLLAGDLTPTELQQLEGEDLAISDVVLWELSKLVQLQRLELDLRSESFQALLVNFTVIPITLAIAISSTKLDFRGDPADEIIAATSLVEKIPLLTRDRIIRKSKLVPLAL